From Deferrisoma camini S3R1, the proteins below share one genomic window:
- a CDS encoding universal stress protein produces the protein MKAYRTILIPLDGSKLCSLAVDAALPLAKAFGARVVLCSAFDFAPERFGLYYELSVPEEFEREIRAHHENTLNRAHERFVAEGVATTTVIEKGDPVTSILARARQERADLIVMASHSRPAVPRFFLGSVTDRVLRQAPCPVLVVRPPEPA, from the coding sequence ATGAAAGCCTACCGGACGATCCTGATCCCCCTGGACGGATCAAAGCTGTGCAGCCTGGCGGTGGATGCCGCGCTGCCGTTGGCCAAGGCGTTCGGCGCCCGGGTGGTCTTGTGCTCGGCGTTTGACTTCGCTCCGGAGCGGTTCGGGCTGTACTACGAGCTGTCGGTGCCGGAGGAGTTCGAGCGGGAGATCCGAGCACACCACGAGAACACCCTCAATCGGGCCCACGAGCGGTTTGTGGCGGAGGGGGTGGCCACCACCACCGTGATCGAGAAGGGCGACCCCGTGACCTCGATCCTGGCTCGGGCGCGGCAGGAGAGGGCGGACCTGATCGTGATGGCGTCACACAGCCGCCCCGCGGTGCCGCGGTTCTTCCTGGGCAGTGTCACGGACCGGGTCCTCCGGCAAGCGCCATGTCCGGTGCTGGTGGTCCGGCCGCCCGAGCCCGCCTGA
- a CDS encoding ATP-binding protein — translation MQNIDKKPAMSPYIPRSLEPVLRRAAEEFPAVVLTGPRQSGKTTLLKRLFGRRYRYVSLEPPDVRAAAEEDPRTFLEMYPPPVILDEVQYAPDLLPYIKEKIDADRHQTGQFLLTGSQNLLLMQRVTESLAGRAAMLRLLPLSRREAEGRPQLPLPWEPGAPPPAGKPLAYRELWERFLRGGYPELVAHPRRDVSLWHGSYIQTYLERDVRTLRQVGDLTQFQNFLRMLAARSAQLLNLSDIARDLGVAVNTVKAWLSVLEATYQVIVLRPYFANVGKRLVKTPKVYFTDVGTLCYLTGLKDPDHAAAGPLGGAILETAVLCELVKAYAHRGVDPQVYFWRTAAGSEVDFVVEAGQNLVPIEVKLSATPRPAMASAIRRFQKDFGDRAMPGYVVHPGDVVLPLGPGVTALPFGAL, via the coding sequence TATCGACAAAAAGCCTGCCATGAGCCCATATATCCCAAGGTCGCTGGAGCCCGTCCTCCGGAGGGCGGCCGAGGAGTTCCCTGCCGTAGTGCTGACCGGCCCGCGGCAGTCTGGCAAGACCACGCTTCTCAAGCGCCTCTTTGGAAGGCGTTACCGATATGTCTCCCTTGAGCCGCCCGATGTGCGGGCGGCTGCGGAGGAAGATCCGCGGACTTTCCTCGAGATGTATCCGCCTCCCGTGATCCTGGACGAGGTCCAGTACGCCCCGGACCTCCTTCCCTACATCAAAGAGAAGATCGATGCCGATCGGCACCAGACCGGGCAGTTCCTGCTGACCGGTTCGCAGAACCTCCTGCTCATGCAGAGGGTGACCGAGTCGTTGGCAGGCCGTGCCGCGATGCTTCGCCTTCTCCCCCTTTCGAGGCGGGAGGCGGAGGGAAGGCCGCAGCTTCCGCTGCCGTGGGAACCCGGGGCCCCGCCGCCGGCCGGGAAGCCCCTGGCGTACCGCGAGCTTTGGGAGCGATTTCTCCGGGGGGGGTACCCAGAGCTCGTGGCTCACCCCCGGCGGGATGTGAGCCTGTGGCACGGGAGCTACATCCAGACGTACCTCGAACGGGACGTCCGGACGCTTCGGCAGGTCGGGGACCTCACCCAGTTCCAGAACTTCCTCCGGATGCTTGCCGCCAGAAGCGCCCAACTCCTGAACCTGAGCGATATCGCTCGGGACCTCGGAGTGGCCGTCAACACGGTCAAGGCATGGCTGTCCGTGCTGGAGGCCACCTACCAGGTCATCGTCCTTCGCCCCTACTTCGCCAACGTAGGAAAGCGGCTCGTCAAGACCCCAAAGGTCTATTTCACAGACGTCGGCACGCTCTGCTATCTGACGGGTCTGAAGGACCCGGACCACGCGGCTGCCGGCCCCCTGGGGGGAGCCATCCTGGAGACCGCGGTGCTCTGCGAACTCGTGAAGGCCTACGCACACCGCGGCGTGGATCCGCAGGTGTACTTCTGGCGAACCGCCGCAGGCTCAGAGGTGGATTTCGTGGTGGAGGCCGGCCAGAATCTCGTCCCCATCGAGGTGAAGCTGTCCGCCACGCCACGCCCGGCCATGGCTTCTGCGATCCGGCGCTTCCAAAAGGACTTTGGGGACCGGGCGATGCCGGGGTACGTGGTGCACCCTGGGGACGTCGTGCTCCCTCTGGGGCCCGGCGTGACCGCCCTGCCGTTCGGAGCGCTTTGA